A genomic region of Terriglobales bacterium contains the following coding sequences:
- a CDS encoding YcxB family protein: protein MILRNAAVLGVFVFLLRAAIMRSVTFQDVLIALAFALGALFFLPLWMFISGKTAKRTLTVSPEGISTEIGSLKGKVPWRKVRIVSDTGQFILIANALGNAFFVPSRAFSGPEQRALFFSEINRSAEGRT from the coding sequence GTGATCCTGCGCAATGCAGCCGTGTTAGGCGTGTTTGTCTTCCTGCTGCGGGCTGCCATCATGCGGTCAGTCACATTTCAGGATGTTCTCATTGCCCTCGCCTTCGCTTTGGGTGCGTTGTTCTTTCTGCCCCTGTGGATGTTCATCAGCGGCAAGACAGCCAAACGAACGCTCACGGTTTCGCCCGAGGGCATTTCTACCGAAATTGGATCACTCAAGGGAAAGGTGCCCTGGCGCAAAGTAAGGATAGTAAGCGACACGGGCCAATTCATTCTCATCGCCAATGCCCTGGGGAACGCATTCTTCGTACCCAGCCGGGCGTTCTCCGGACCCGAGCAGCGTGCTTTGTTTTTCTCCGAAATCAACCGCTCCGCCGAAGGCCGCACGTAG
- a CDS encoding DUF3592 domain-containing protein, with protein sequence MGLSDWLFQSEEENDASADWPSATGEVHSAEVHVRTRDVYMAEISYFYSARGEYYSGYFQHLFFSEDEAYDFLAPFPKGRKIVVHYCPDKPEVSVLFEQSI encoded by the coding sequence ATGGGACTCTCTGACTGGCTTTTCCAATCCGAAGAAGAAAATGATGCGAGCGCCGACTGGCCCTCAGCGACGGGCGAGGTCCACAGCGCGGAAGTCCACGTTCGTACCCGGGATGTATATATGGCCGAAATCAGTTATTTCTACTCTGCCCGGGGCGAGTACTATTCCGGCTACTTCCAACATCTGTTCTTCTCTGAAGACGAAGCCTACGACTTCCTGGCGCCCTTTCCGAAAGGACGCAAAATTGTCGTCCACTACTGCCCCGACAAACCTGAAGTTTCAGTTTTGTTTGAGCAAAGCATCTGA
- a CDS encoding energy transducer TonB, protein MIRSTNASTRERSELKTWQLGTLAAPVVVNLNGINMLFRCGLVLVLASTLLAAKAQKPAPGCCESGVERLSPRQVKALLRKTEPMEAPRGDMVRLEGTVVLAIEVDTVGSVTCIQMVSGHPLIIQSAIDSVKQWKFQPYRLRGVAKKFCGRIAIRYSVNEHGLKYDVIEAP, encoded by the coding sequence ATGATCCGATCAACCAATGCGTCAACCCGCGAGCGCAGCGAGCTGAAAACCTGGCAACTGGGAACATTGGCTGCTCCGGTGGTGGTCAATTTGAATGGGATAAACATGTTATTTCGCTGCGGCCTGGTGCTGGTTCTTGCTTCCACGTTACTCGCGGCCAAAGCGCAGAAGCCGGCGCCCGGATGTTGCGAATCCGGCGTCGAACGGCTGTCGCCACGCCAGGTAAAGGCCCTGCTACGCAAGACGGAACCCATGGAAGCCCCGCGCGGAGACATGGTACGCCTGGAGGGGACCGTCGTATTGGCAATCGAGGTTGACACCGTGGGCAGCGTAACCTGCATACAAATGGTCTCAGGACATCCGCTCATCATCCAGTCGGCCATTGATTCCGTCAAGCAGTGGAAGTTTCAGCCTTATAGGTTGCGCGGAGTCGCAAAGAAGTTCTGTGGAAGAATCGCTATTCGCTATAGCGTGAACGAGCACGGCCTGAAGTACGATGTAATCGAAGCACCTTGA
- a CDS encoding DUF4145 domain-containing protein produces the protein MEIVNFPDHQFNQIGASGICPHCETKSYFQPVATYREQAHPRRMVSAAQCQSCKEYVLVIGSQQPGGTQSPFNLSSVFPIGKPNDRVDESVPAMVKEDFAEALRCQWIRAYKACVVMCGRAIQTSALALGAKGSRLVDQIDDLHKSGKITESLRDFAHEVRLVRNDGAHPDKDGLADVTPEDAMDVIEFTRQYLEHVYIMPAKLKARKGTSSVPIVAVKP, from the coding sequence ATGGAAATCGTTAACTTTCCCGACCATCAATTTAACCAAATTGGCGCAAGCGGGATTTGCCCACACTGTGAAACGAAATCGTATTTCCAGCCAGTAGCCACGTACCGGGAGCAAGCCCATCCCAGGAGGATGGTCAGTGCTGCACAATGCCAGAGCTGCAAAGAGTATGTCCTAGTCATCGGTAGTCAACAGCCGGGAGGGACGCAGTCCCCCTTTAACTTAAGTAGCGTTTTTCCAATCGGTAAGCCGAACGATCGGGTGGATGAAAGTGTACCAGCCATGGTCAAGGAGGATTTTGCTGAGGCACTTCGCTGCCAATGGATCAGAGCGTACAAAGCTTGTGTTGTAATGTGCGGCCGCGCAATTCAGACGAGCGCGTTAGCTTTGGGAGCAAAGGGGAGCAGGTTGGTCGACCAGATAGACGATCTCCATAAGAGCGGGAAAATAACAGAATCGCTGAGAGATTTTGCGCATGAAGTCCGGCTCGTGAGAAATGATGGTGCGCACCCAGATAAAGATGGTTTGGCTGATGTAACACCCGAAGACGCGATGGACGTGATTGAATTTACCCGCCAGTATCTAGAGCATGTTTATATAATGCCTGCCAAACTAAAAGCTCGTAAGGGAACTTCATCGGTGCCCATCGTAGCCGTCAAACCCTAG
- the dgt gene encoding dNTP triphosphohydrolase, translated as MATSSSKPADRYDRFSPTDRPADNRSPAQRDRDRILFTSAFRRLAGVTQVFAADEGHVFHNRLTHSLEVAQVGRRLAEKLYKEQQDFCNKSGGVDPDVVEAACMAHDLGHPPFGHIAEMTLDELARHGSDHAAGTDPVGDLADGFEGNPQSFRIVTKLAFRSDQTHGLNLTRATLNAVLKYPWMRGTVGKKYRKWGAYQSEEDEFKFARALNSTGDERQSLEASIMDWADDITYSVHDLEDFYRARLIPIHILVSDKNERQRFYIAAAKRLQAQEGMTSADFEQHEKTFDPFLDSVPLSESYKGTQDQRSALRTFTAGLIARYVKSTKLVNESDDIRLEISPGFKREVKMLKNLTWHYVIDNPSLATQQYGQRRVIKDLFKIYREVAADEKHWHVLPANSREQVETIFNLPDHDRALTRIVVDLIASMTERHAIDMHHRLTGVSLGSALDLIGRY; from the coding sequence TTGGCAACGTCTTCTTCCAAACCGGCAGATAGGTATGATCGTTTTTCGCCAACTGATCGTCCTGCGGACAACAGGTCCCCGGCGCAAAGAGATCGCGACCGTATTCTATTTACCAGTGCGTTTAGAAGGCTTGCTGGCGTAACCCAAGTCTTTGCTGCCGATGAAGGGCACGTATTTCACAACAGGCTCACCCATTCATTAGAAGTTGCCCAAGTCGGGCGGAGGCTTGCAGAGAAACTTTATAAAGAACAGCAGGATTTCTGCAATAAATCGGGAGGCGTTGATCCTGATGTTGTCGAAGCAGCATGCATGGCGCATGATCTCGGACACCCTCCTTTTGGTCACATCGCTGAAATGACCCTGGATGAACTAGCAAGGCACGGTTCTGATCACGCCGCAGGTACTGATCCAGTCGGTGATCTAGCAGATGGGTTTGAGGGAAACCCCCAGTCGTTTCGAATTGTGACAAAGTTAGCATTTCGTTCAGATCAAACCCACGGGTTGAACCTTACCAGGGCTACCTTAAACGCGGTACTGAAGTATCCGTGGATGAGGGGAACGGTAGGGAAAAAATATAGAAAATGGGGTGCTTACCAGAGCGAGGAAGATGAATTCAAATTTGCACGCGCACTTAATTCCACTGGAGACGAACGGCAAAGCCTAGAAGCCTCCATTATGGACTGGGCTGATGATATTACCTATTCTGTTCATGATCTCGAAGATTTTTATAGAGCACGTCTTATCCCAATTCATATCCTCGTCTCAGATAAAAATGAGCGCCAACGTTTTTATATTGCCGCGGCGAAACGGCTTCAAGCACAAGAGGGGATGACCTCCGCAGATTTTGAGCAACATGAGAAGACTTTTGATCCGTTTTTGGATTCAGTGCCCCTGTCTGAGTCTTACAAAGGAACTCAGGACCAGCGCTCCGCGCTTCGGACGTTTACGGCGGGGCTGATAGCGCGGTATGTCAAAAGCACCAAACTTGTTAATGAATCTGATGACATAAGGTTAGAAATCTCTCCGGGATTCAAGCGCGAAGTTAAGATGCTGAAAAATCTGACTTGGCACTATGTTATCGACAATCCATCGCTTGCGACTCAGCAATATGGTCAGCGCCGCGTAATTAAGGACCTGTTCAAAATCTACCGTGAAGTTGCTGCTGATGAAAAGCATTGGCATGTTTTACCCGCAAATTCACGTGAACAGGTTGAAACCATTTTCAATTTGCCCGATCATGACCGAGCCTTGACTAGAATTGTTGTCGATTTGATTGCCAGCATGACTGAGCGGCATGCGATAGACATGCATCATCGTCTTACCGGAGTTTCTTTGGGTTCAGCACTTGATCTCATAGGGCGCTATTAG
- a CDS encoding heparin lyase I family protein: protein MNSKYLYKVLEPRTVVFRMLCLLVGLCLWLPGAHAQLLWDGNAARGTGVFEGLEEAPGRISVVSDPKGQHGLVFRYDTWDDPSFGKERCESKGTRTPGGNFRVAKGGTYFVGWRALWNPMPTNGAWVAMWQMHGYGPAGQGAPLVLRALNGDGNLYMQNNVNGTNVNFWKTKFPLNSWNTFVVHVHLATDNTGWVELWYNGIPQMFINGKTRFNCPTWDAKTGSFVMFKWGVYRSGSVNGKGPASAFLSGAKIGLTYADVNPN, encoded by the coding sequence ATGAATTCAAAGTATCTGTATAAAGTACTTGAACCCAGGACCGTAGTATTCCGCATGCTCTGTCTGCTTGTCGGGCTCTGTCTCTGGCTGCCTGGCGCCCACGCCCAGTTGCTGTGGGATGGCAACGCCGCCCGCGGCACGGGCGTTTTTGAAGGATTGGAGGAAGCTCCCGGACGCATCAGCGTCGTCAGCGACCCGAAGGGCCAACACGGCTTGGTGTTTCGATACGACACCTGGGACGATCCCAGCTTCGGCAAGGAGCGCTGCGAGTCCAAGGGCACGAGAACGCCCGGCGGTAACTTCCGGGTGGCCAAGGGCGGTACCTACTTCGTAGGCTGGCGCGCGCTGTGGAACCCGATGCCCACAAACGGCGCCTGGGTCGCCATGTGGCAGATGCATGGTTACGGCCCCGCCGGCCAGGGTGCGCCGCTGGTCCTGCGAGCCTTGAACGGAGACGGCAATCTTTACATGCAGAACAACGTGAATGGGACGAACGTCAACTTCTGGAAAACCAAGTTTCCTTTGAATTCATGGAACACGTTTGTGGTCCACGTCCACCTGGCGACCGACAACACGGGCTGGGTGGAGCTGTGGTACAACGGCATCCCCCAAATGTTCATCAACGGTAAGACGCGCTTCAACTGTCCTACCTGGGATGCCAAAACGGGTTCGTTCGTCATGTTCAAGTGGGGCGTTTATCGCTCCGGCAGCGTGAACGGGAAAGGTCCCGCCTCGGCGTTCCTGAGCGGCGCCAAAATCGGCTTGACCTATGCTGACGTGAACCCCAACTAA
- a CDS encoding energy transducer TonB: MKTFWKAQLLVLVCLASAVLWSQAGSKSNSESGSANSSVSLNRVRVSGNVEEGMLTHKVVLPYPEYAKANRIQGQVVLHVVIDKKGKVIEVKPISGHPKLIPTAVDAVQQWRYRPYFLNGEAVEVETTVTVNFNLANV; the protein is encoded by the coding sequence ATGAAGACATTTTGGAAAGCCCAACTCCTCGTGCTCGTCTGTCTGGCATCGGCCGTACTTTGGTCGCAGGCCGGGTCCAAATCGAATTCGGAAAGTGGCAGCGCGAACTCGAGCGTCTCGCTCAACCGGGTCCGGGTCTCCGGGAATGTTGAAGAAGGAATGCTCACGCACAAAGTGGTGCTGCCCTATCCCGAGTATGCGAAGGCGAACCGCATCCAGGGCCAAGTCGTGCTGCATGTAGTCATTGATAAAAAGGGCAAGGTCATCGAGGTCAAGCCGATCTCCGGACACCCGAAGCTGATTCCAACAGCGGTCGACGCGGTGCAGCAATGGCGCTACCGCCCGTATTTCCTGAATGGGGAAGCCGTCGAGGTGGAGACAACGGTTACCGTGAACTTTAACCTGGCGAACGTGTAG